The sequence TGGAGACCGCCTGGGGGCTGATCGGGCGTGAGCTGATTGCACCGGGCGTGCTAACCGTAACCGAGGCCGTTTACAAGCTGACGGTAGCGCCACGCCGCATTCTGCGGTTGCCTGTGCCGCGCCTGGCCGAAGGAGAACCCGCCAACCTGACTATTTTTGATGCCACAACGCGCTGGGTTTTTGAAGCGCGGCATATTCGCTCAAAAAGTCAAAATACGCCATTTATTGGAGAAGAACTGGTAGGACGCGCCTGGGCTATCTATAACCGCGGCTGGTTTGTTGTCCAGGACCCCTGAGCCGCGGCATGTTGATGCAAGGGACTTCCCAGTAACCAGGACGAGATGACAGGCATGCAGGCCACCGGAGCGCGTTTGCAGGTGGGCGTGGTTTTTGGCGGCGTGTCGCCAGAGCATGAAGTGTCGGTCATTACAGGGCTGCAAGCAGTTGCTGCGCTCGACCGCACCCGATACGAGGTTATTCCCCTGTACATCGCGAAGGACGGCCGCTGGTACACGGGAACTGTATTGTTTGAGCTGGAAGCCTACCAGGATCTGGAGGCGATTCGACAGACGGCTGTTCCCGTGCGGTTTGATCCGGCCGCGCACGGAAAGCTACTGCTGGTCGAAGCAAAACCACGCCGCTGGCCCTGGCAACGTCCCCGACGCTATCTGGTGGACGTTGTGCTGCTGGCGCTGCATGGCGGCGACGGCGAAAATGGCGGGGTGCAGGGATTGTGCGAAGCGCTCAACGTTCCCTACACAGGAAGTGGGGTGCTGGGATCGGCGCTGGGAATGGATAAAGTTCTCTCCAAGCTGCTCTGCCGGGAGCAGGGCATTCCGGTTGTACCCTTTCAGTGGTTTCGAGAAGCGGACTGGGCCGATCATGAAGAAGCCTGGTTAGATCGGCTGGAAGCCGAACTGGGCTATCCCATGGTGGTGAAGCCGGCTCGACTGGGCTCTTCGATTGGCATTCAGCGCGTCGAGGATCGCCAGGCGCTTGACGCAGCCATTGAAGAAGCATTCCGCTACGATGAGAAGGTGGTGGTCGAACAGGCCATTCGCAATCTGCGTGAGGTGAACTGCGCTGTGCTGGGCGACCCTTCGGAAGCACGGCCCAGTGTGCTTGAGGAGCCGGTGCGAAGCGACCGCACCCAGCTCCTGACGTTCCAGGACAAATACATGCGAGGAGGCAGCAAAGCCGGCCACCGCGGTCGCAAGCAGCAGGCGCCCCAGGGCATGGCCTCCCTGGACCGGATCATTCCGGCACCGCTTGAAGCCGACCAGACGCGGGCCATTCAGGAAATGGCCGTGCGCATTTTTCAACTTTTCGAGTGCGCGGGTGTAGCCCGCATCGACTTTTTACTAGATGACGATACTGGACAGGTTTATTTCAATGAAATCAACACAATCCCTGGCTCCTTTTCCTTTTATCTGTGGGAGCCGGCGGGTGTGCCGTTTGACCGGCTGATGGATGAGCTGATTCGTCTGGCGCAGAAGCGACACCGGGAAAAGAACGGCCGCGTGCGCTCCTATGAGGTGAACTTGCTGTCGGCGCGCAGCTTGCAGGGCCTTAAAGGCGCTAAGTCGCCGTAGCAAGTGCGCGGGCAATCCGGGCGGCTACAATGGCATTCTGTTCCAGCAGGGCAATGTTCGCCTGCAGCACGCGCGAGCCCAGGCGTTCGCGCAGCCGGGCCAGCAGGAAGGGGGTGAGCGCCTCCGCACGTAGCTGGCGCGTTTCGGCATCCTGCAACGCCTGTTCCAGCGCAGGCAGCACAACCTCCCGGGGAAGTGCCACTCGGTCGGGTGGCGGAACCGTCACAAGCAGCGCTCCGGGCAAACCCAGTCGCTGCCGGGCTCGATACAGCGCTACAACTTCTGCCGGTGTATCGCACCGGACGTCAACGGGCAGACCGCTTGTCGGGCAATAGAAGGCCGGCATGGTATCGGTGCGATAGCCTACAACGGTGATGCCGCGCGTTTCGAGCTGCTCGCGCGTGGCTTCTAAATCCAGGATGATCTTCGGTCCCGAACAGACCACGATGGCTGGGATGCGAGCCAGCGCCTCCAGGTCGGCACTGATGTCCATGGCCGGCTGGCCGTCGATGCGGCGATGCACGCCACCAATGCCTCCGGTAGCCATGACCGGTATACCGGCACGCCAGGCCAGGTGCAGCGTAGCTGCTACGGTTGTGGCGCCGTCCAATCCTCGGGCTACCACAACCGGTAGATCGCGCAAGCTGACCTTCCGGATGCCTGGAGCAGTTGCCAGATAGCGTAGCTCATCGGGATGGAGGCCAAGCCGCACCTGGCCCTTCAAGATGGCAATTGTGCAGGGGCGAGCGCCTTCGGCGCGGACGGCCGCCTCACACCGGCGGGCCGTATCCAGATTATGAGGAGCGGGCAGGCCGTGCGCAATGACCGTCGATTCCAGCGCAACCGGAGCGTCCATAAGCAACAGCAAC comes from Rhodothermus profundi and encodes:
- a CDS encoding D-alanine--D-alanine ligase family protein translates to MQATGARLQVGVVFGGVSPEHEVSVITGLQAVAALDRTRYEVIPLYIAKDGRWYTGTVLFELEAYQDLEAIRQTAVPVRFDPAAHGKLLLVEAKPRRWPWQRPRRYLVDVVLLALHGGDGENGGVQGLCEALNVPYTGSGVLGSALGMDKVLSKLLCREQGIPVVPFQWFREADWADHEEAWLDRLEAELGYPMVVKPARLGSSIGIQRVEDRQALDAAIEEAFRYDEKVVVEQAIRNLREVNCAVLGDPSEARPSVLEEPVRSDRTQLLTFQDKYMRGGSKAGHRGRKQQAPQGMASLDRIIPAPLEADQTRAIQEMAVRIFQLFECAGVARIDFLLDDDTGQVYFNEINTIPGSFSFYLWEPAGVPFDRLMDELIRLAQKRHREKNGRVRSYEVNLLSARSLQGLKGAKSP
- a CDS encoding pseudouridine-5'-phosphate glycosidase; its protein translation is MFSPLLLLMDAPVALESTVIAHGLPAPHNLDTARRCEAAVRAEGARPCTIAILKGQVRLGLHPDELRYLATAPGIRKVSLRDLPVVVARGLDGATTVAATLHLAWRAGIPVMATGGIGGVHRRIDGQPAMDISADLEALARIPAIVVCSGPKIILDLEATREQLETRGITVVGYRTDTMPAFYCPTSGLPVDVRCDTPAEVVALYRARQRLGLPGALLVTVPPPDRVALPREVVLPALEQALQDAETRQLRAEALTPFLLARLRERLGSRVLQANIALLEQNAIVAARIARALATAT